A genome region from Lactobacillus sp. ESL0791 includes the following:
- a CDS encoding VTT domain-containing protein — translation MAIINFILHIDEHLVTIVNQFGNWSYLILFAIIFIETGLVVFPFLPGDSLIFAASAMAANPRYALNIWLVYLTVLLASILGNSTNYEIGAWSRTAGSKFSWFNRLINQSKRAAAEKFFSRHGAITIVVGRFIPFVRTFIPFISGGSKMHYGKFTVYNIIGGVLWTGLFAIIGYFFGNIKFVKEHFSILILGIILISLVPLLLISLKKYFTRKKEFH, via the coding sequence ATGGCAATAATCAACTTTATTCTTCACATTGATGAGCACTTAGTCACCATTGTGAATCAATTTGGCAATTGGAGCTATTTAATCCTGTTTGCGATTATTTTTATTGAAACGGGACTCGTTGTTTTCCCATTTTTACCGGGAGATTCATTAATTTTTGCTGCCAGTGCAATGGCAGCAAATCCGCGCTATGCTTTAAATATTTGGCTGGTATACCTTACAGTTCTGCTCGCGTCAATCCTTGGCAATAGTACCAATTATGAAATTGGTGCGTGGTCACGGACGGCAGGCAGTAAATTTTCGTGGTTCAACCGGCTAATCAATCAATCAAAACGAGCGGCAGCCGAGAAATTCTTTTCTCGGCATGGGGCGATTACCATTGTAGTTGGACGCTTTATTCCATTCGTTAGAACCTTTATTCCCTTTATTTCGGGTGGAAGCAAGATGCATTATGGTAAATTTACTGTCTATAATATCATCGGCGGAGTTTTATGGACCGGGTTATTCGCCATTATTGGTTATTTCTTTGGGAATATCAAATTTGTCAAGGAACACTTTAGTATTTTAATTCTTGGTATAATCCTAATCTCGCTTGTGCCGCTATTGTTAATTTCATTAAAAAAATATTTTACAAGAAAAAAGGAGTTCCATTAG
- a CDS encoding TetR-like C-terminal domain-containing protein, giving the protein MVLSISEKVLKQDLGTKKINKYFIIDFCETAGISRTVFYKQYKNAAGLFTSVLVLQLKRALRNPRNKPINRLVYDLLLKMYQNKQFYINIYNIVTNPNEFHTTLKKEIANSLEGYMRPKGPFSVRKIELVAEGVYAVIFHWVANDFKEDIRDIYQCINLFLPVIEEYLKNDR; this is encoded by the coding sequence ATGGTACTCTCAATATCTGAAAAAGTTTTAAAGCAGGATTTAGGTACAAAGAAAATAAACAAGTATTTTATCATTGATTTTTGTGAGACAGCTGGCATTTCAAGAACTGTATTTTATAAGCAGTACAAAAATGCCGCGGGCCTTTTTACATCTGTTCTTGTACTTCAGCTAAAAAGAGCCCTACGCAATCCTCGTAATAAGCCAATTAATCGTTTAGTTTATGATCTTCTGCTTAAGATGTATCAAAATAAGCAATTTTATATAAATATCTATAATATTGTGACGAATCCCAATGAGTTTCATACTACCTTAAAAAAAGAAATCGCTAATTCGCTGGAAGGTTATATGAGACCTAAAGGTCCCTTTTCAGTCAGAAAAATCGAATTGGTTGCCGAGGGCGTGTACGCAGTGATTTTTCATTGGGTAGCGAATGATTTTAAAGAAGATATAAGAGATATATATCAATGTATAAATTTGTTTCTTCCAGTAATTGAAGAGTATTTAAAGAATGATAGATAA
- a CDS encoding TIGR01906 family membrane protein: MSKKNSLISPLYHFIFAITSSVVGAIIASWPLLVIFILIQKTNQTVKMSLMQIMHNYNQLLWYLVWPFQQQLKMTNFPTSKMAAAHFADVKKLFILVIFAFICCLLIYFLTKKKKSLRLNKTWALLFLLLPIVVVPFAMTNFDSFFVIFHHMLFNNNNWLFDPSTDPIINVLTEGFFASCFAVAGIIYELYFADKLLQR; encoded by the coding sequence ATGAGTAAGAAAAATAGTCTTATTTCCCCGCTTTATCATTTTATTTTTGCAATTACCAGCAGTGTGGTAGGGGCAATTATTGCAAGTTGGCCTTTATTAGTAATTTTTATTCTGATCCAGAAAACTAACCAGACGGTCAAAATGTCACTTATGCAAATAATGCATAACTATAATCAGTTGCTATGGTACTTAGTTTGGCCATTTCAACAGCAATTAAAAATGACGAATTTTCCAACTTCTAAAATGGCGGCTGCCCATTTTGCCGATGTTAAGAAGCTTTTTATCTTAGTTATTTTTGCATTTATTTGCTGCCTGCTTATTTATTTTCTGACAAAAAAGAAAAAGTCACTGCGGTTGAATAAAACCTGGGCATTGCTTTTTTTATTGCTGCCAATTGTCGTTGTTCCGTTTGCCATGACAAATTTCGATAGCTTTTTTGTTATTTTTCACCACATGTTGTTTAATAACAATAATTGGTTATTTGATCCAAGTACGGACCCGATCATCAATGTTTTAACAGAAGGCTTTTTTGCTTCATGCTTTGCAGTTGCAGGTATAATTTATGAGCTATACTTTGCGGATAAGCTGCTGCAGCGCTGA
- the metK gene encoding methionine adenosyltransferase gives MEKRLFTSESVSEGHPDKVADQISDAILDAILAKDPVAHVACETIVTTGLVYVFGEISTNAYVDIQNVVRKTVLRIGYDKPELGFDGNNCAVLVDIDEQSSDIAEGVDHSLETRENSTDKLDQIGAGDQGLMFGFAIKETPELMPLPISLAHRLMRKVAELRKNGTLEWLRPDSKAQVTVEYDQNNKPKRVDTVVISTQTDTQVPNNEIRQAMINQVIKKVIPAKYLDENTRFLINPSGRFVIGGPKGDSGLTGRKIIVDTYGGYARHGGGAFSGKDPTKVDRSASYAARYVAKNIVAAGLAYRCEVQLAYAIGVAHPVSVMVDTSGTGKVSDEVLTAAIRQIFDLRPAGIIKMLNLQKPIYEQTAAYGHFGRTDIDLPWEKTDKVKELQDFVKNVNE, from the coding sequence ATGGAAAAGCGTTTGTTTACTTCAGAATCTGTTTCTGAAGGACATCCGGATAAAGTGGCTGATCAGATATCTGATGCTATTTTAGATGCTATTTTGGCAAAGGATCCAGTAGCGCATGTGGCGTGTGAAACTATTGTTACTACTGGTTTAGTTTATGTTTTTGGCGAAATTTCTACTAATGCGTATGTTGATATTCAAAATGTGGTTCGAAAAACTGTATTACGAATTGGTTATGATAAGCCAGAATTGGGGTTTGATGGTAATAATTGTGCGGTACTAGTTGATATTGATGAGCAATCATCTGATATCGCTGAAGGTGTAGACCATTCGCTTGAAACAAGAGAAAATTCGACTGATAAATTAGATCAAATTGGTGCTGGTGATCAGGGATTGATGTTTGGCTTTGCAATTAAGGAAACACCGGAATTAATGCCTCTGCCAATTTCACTTGCACATCGCTTGATGAGAAAGGTAGCTGAATTAAGGAAAAATGGCACTTTGGAATGGCTTCGTCCGGATTCTAAAGCCCAGGTTACCGTTGAATACGATCAGAATAATAAACCTAAACGGGTTGATACGGTTGTAATTTCTACGCAGACCGATACTCAAGTGCCCAATAATGAAATTCGTCAGGCAATGATTAATCAGGTAATTAAAAAGGTTATTCCAGCTAAATATTTAGATGAAAATACACGCTTTTTGATCAATCCGTCTGGTCGGTTTGTTATTGGTGGGCCAAAAGGAGATTCTGGCTTAACTGGACGTAAGATTATTGTTGACACTTATGGCGGTTATGCACGTCATGGTGGTGGCGCTTTTTCTGGAAAAGATCCGACAAAGGTTGACCGGAGCGCCAGTTATGCTGCGCGTTATGTTGCTAAAAATATTGTTGCTGCGGGTCTTGCATATCGCTGTGAAGTGCAACTCGCATACGCAATCGGGGTTGCTCACCCGGTATCTGTGATGGTAGATACATCTGGTACAGGAAAGGTCAGCGATGAGGTTTTGACTGCTGCAATTCGGCAAATTTTTGATTTGCGTCCAGCCGGAATCATTAAAATGTTGAATTTACAGAAACCAATTTATGAACAAACAGCTGCATATGGTCACTTTGGTAGAACTGATATTGACCTGCCATGGGAGAAGACGGATAAAGTTAAAGAATTGCAAGACTTTGTGAAAAATGTAAATGAGTAG
- a CDS encoding MDR family MFS transporter: MKKTKVPVVMLAIFMTTFMTAIEGTIVSTAMPTIVSDLNGLKIMNWVVSIFLFMTAVSTPLYGKLADSMGRKPVFLFGIALFVIGSSLCGQANNMIELILFRVIQGLGSGAIQPVAITIIADLYTLDKRTKMLGLNSSFWGFASVIAPLLGGFIVQNLSWHWVFYINVPIGVIAFLLIIFFLKEPKRNAKTSLDIKGTSYLIVLLLSLMFFMQELGSLSLLVTLALLLLIVAAAVAFFKAETKATDPIMPLGMLKDREFLALNLITLFISGVVIGFEFYIPTWMQGINGTNASIAGFAVTPSSVMWVVGSFTIGGLLNRFGIKKSFDGFLLLLTVADVLLLLVPLHTPFWVFCVIAAMNGFSFGSVITASQVRSQVLVEKENIGVATSFNTLMRYLGQTMMVSIYGITFNTVVARHLAQHPSLNEGMMNKIVSAEKAKELAPNLIPQLRQVLFSALKGVYVVSLVVIIISFVLNHIYQDHQIKE, encoded by the coding sequence ATGAAAAAGACAAAAGTGCCAGTAGTGATGCTGGCAATTTTTATGACAACTTTTATGACCGCAATTGAAGGAACGATTGTCTCAACGGCAATGCCGACGATTGTTTCGGATCTGAATGGTCTAAAAATAATGAATTGGGTTGTATCAATTTTTTTATTTATGACCGCCGTTTCAACGCCATTATACGGTAAATTAGCCGATAGTATGGGTAGAAAACCGGTTTTCTTATTCGGAATTGCCCTGTTTGTAATTGGTTCTTCACTTTGCGGGCAGGCAAACAATATGATTGAATTAATCCTTTTCCGGGTAATTCAAGGTTTAGGATCCGGTGCGATTCAACCGGTTGCAATAACTATCATTGCTGATTTATACACATTGGATAAAAGAACTAAGATGCTAGGGCTTAATTCTAGTTTTTGGGGCTTTGCCTCAGTTATTGCTCCGCTGCTTGGCGGCTTTATTGTTCAGAATCTTTCTTGGCACTGGGTTTTCTATATTAATGTGCCAATTGGAGTTATTGCATTTTTATTGATTATTTTCTTTTTAAAAGAGCCAAAAAGAAATGCTAAAACTTCGTTGGACATAAAGGGCACCTCATATTTAATAGTTCTTCTTCTTTCACTGATGTTTTTCATGCAGGAATTAGGCAGCCTCAGCTTGCTTGTTACACTGGCACTTCTGTTGTTAATTGTTGCCGCAGCTGTGGCATTTTTTAAGGCAGAAACAAAAGCAACTGATCCGATTATGCCGCTTGGAATGTTAAAAGATCGGGAGTTTCTAGCTCTTAACTTAATTACACTGTTCATTTCGGGAGTGGTGATTGGTTTTGAATTTTATATTCCAACTTGGATGCAAGGAATTAATGGTACCAATGCTTCAATCGCCGGTTTTGCGGTAACTCCAAGCTCGGTAATGTGGGTTGTTGGTTCATTTACAATTGGTGGATTATTAAATAGGTTTGGAATTAAAAAGTCTTTTGATGGTTTTTTGCTTTTGCTGACAGTTGCCGATGTATTGCTGCTGCTTGTACCGCTACATACACCGTTTTGGGTATTTTGTGTGATTGCGGCGATGAACGGCTTTTCCTTTGGTTCGGTGATTACTGCTTCCCAGGTGCGCTCGCAAGTGCTTGTAGAAAAAGAAAATATTGGGGTGGCAACTTCGTTTAATACTTTAATGAGGTATTTGGGCCAAACCATGATGGTTTCAATTTACGGCATCACTTTTAATACGGTTGTTGCCCGGCACCTTGCTCAGCATCCGTCGTTAAACGAAGGAATGATGAATAAAATTGTCTCTGCCGAAAAAGCGAAGGAATTGGCACCTAACTTGATTCCACAACTTAGGCAGGTGTTATTTAGCGCTTTAAAGGGTGTTTATGTTGTTTCACTTGTAGTTATTATCATTTCGTTTGTTCTTAACCATATCTACCAGGATCATCAAATTAAGGAATAA
- a CDS encoding ISL3 family transposase — protein MSSLDDYSTKLLLDIKDNNLVFSGFYLAKDHVTKVLIAELILPITSCPNCHDPLVHNGHCLSHIHYLAFDASKPIQIELHKQRLYCRTCHRSFMATSPLINKHCFIANPVKQKVINDLTVDRSMKDIACSDNVSSNTVLRTLIKFKKQPQVDDYDYLPEHIGVDEFRGVNRQLHFICVDGDSHQIIKILPTRLKKDIMAFFEKFPLIVRSKVKTVTMDLNAYYQDIAHALFPNAQVIIDRFHIVQMLNRSFNQLRVQTMKRFDHRDRRYILLKYYWKSYLTPYNKLEVKRVKYYKHLRDCMTQEQIVEEGLDASPKLRAAYDLMQTLRQSLTEHDSKQMAKLLKSRADVGGQMKTTLKTFKRNLHLCT, from the coding sequence ATGTCTTCTCTTGATGATTATTCTACTAAACTTTTGCTTGATATTAAAGATAATAACCTTGTTTTTTCTGGCTTTTATCTTGCTAAGGATCATGTTACCAAGGTTCTCATCGCTGAACTTATATTGCCTATAACTTCTTGTCCCAATTGTCATGACCCTTTAGTCCATAACGGCCACTGCCTTTCTCACATTCACTATCTTGCTTTTGATGCTTCTAAGCCGATTCAAATCGAATTGCATAAGCAGCGCTTGTATTGTCGAACTTGTCACCGCTCTTTTATGGCCACCAGCCCGCTAATTAATAAGCATTGCTTTATTGCCAATCCTGTTAAGCAAAAGGTCATTAATGACTTAACTGTTGATCGTTCCATGAAAGACATTGCCTGCTCTGACAATGTTTCTTCTAATACCGTGTTACGGACACTAATTAAGTTTAAAAAGCAGCCTCAGGTTGATGACTATGATTACTTGCCAGAACATATTGGGGTTGACGAATTCCGCGGTGTCAACCGCCAATTGCACTTTATCTGCGTTGATGGCGACTCCCATCAGATCATCAAAATTTTGCCCACGCGCTTAAAAAAAGATATTATGGCTTTCTTTGAAAAATTTCCCCTAATCGTCAGAAGTAAAGTCAAAACTGTTACTATGGATCTCAATGCCTATTATCAAGATATTGCCCATGCGCTTTTCCCTAACGCCCAAGTCATCATTGACCGTTTCCATATCGTTCAAATGCTTAATCGTTCCTTCAACCAATTGCGCGTCCAAACTATGAAACGGTTTGATCATCGTGACCGCCGTTACATCTTGCTCAAATACTACTGGAAGTCATATCTAACACCCTACAACAAGCTGGAAGTTAAAAGGGTCAAGTATTACAAGCACCTAAGAGATTGCATGACGCAAGAGCAAATCGTTGAGGAAGGGTTGGATGCAAGTCCCAAATTACGGGCTGCTTACGATTTAATGCAGACCCTAAGACAGTCGCTTACCGAACATGATTCTAAACAAATGGCCAAGCTGCTAAAAAGTCGAGCTGACGTGGGTGGGCAAATGAAAACGACACTTAAAACTTTTAAACGTAATCTTCATTTGTGTACCTAA
- a CDS encoding ISL3 family transposase: MTSLNNSIKFLLDIKDPNIIFSDFYLAKDQLTKILVAKLLSSLKQCPNCHSSLAPYGGYISTLSYPSYDASRPIKIKLYKQRMICNNCQHTFQATSSLVNKHCFIANPSKQKIIQELTTDRSMKDIAKANNVSDHTVLRELTKFKHQPQMCDYEYLSKHLGVDEFRGVKGELHFICIDGDSHRIIKILESRRKKDIKNYFMKFPLLVRRQVKTITMDLNAYYQDLARVLFPNAQIIIDRFHLVQMLNRSFNQLRVQTMKQYEHSDSHYKLLKYYWKFYLKPVADLKGDKLKYYHHLKRMSNQAFIVDEGLDCSSKLRNTYNFLQGFSKALRTKNVGRMLELLDCQEDLGTQMKITFKSFKCRFHLPTHVSSTF; this comes from the coding sequence ATGACCTCTCTCAATAATTCTATTAAATTTTTACTCGATATTAAAGACCCTAACATTATTTTTTCTGATTTTTATTTGGCTAAGGATCAATTAACCAAGATATTAGTGGCTAAACTGCTGTCTTCTTTAAAGCAATGCCCTAATTGCCATAGTTCGCTTGCTCCTTATGGCGGCTATATTTCTACTCTCAGCTATCCTTCTTATGATGCCTCTCGGCCTATTAAGATTAAGCTTTATAAGCAAAGAATGATTTGTAATAATTGCCAGCATACTTTCCAAGCAACTAGCTCTTTGGTTAATAAACATTGCTTTATTGCCAATCCTAGCAAGCAGAAAATTATTCAAGAATTAACCACTGATCGTTCAATGAAGGATATTGCCAAAGCTAACAATGTTTCTGACCATACTGTTTTGCGCGAACTCACCAAGTTCAAGCATCAGCCGCAAATGTGTGACTATGAATACTTATCAAAACACCTAGGAGTCGATGAATTTCGTGGAGTAAAAGGAGAATTGCACTTTATCTGTATTGATGGTGACAGTCACCGCATTATTAAAATCTTAGAAAGCCGGCGTAAAAAGGACATTAAAAATTATTTTATGAAATTTCCTTTGCTAGTTAGAAGACAAGTTAAGACCATTACCATGGATCTCAATGCTTATTATCAAGATCTTGCTCGGGTACTTTTTCCCAATGCGCAAATTATTATTGATCGCTTTCATCTCGTTCAGATGCTTAATCGTTCCTTTAACCAGCTGCGAGTCCAAACCATGAAACAGTATGAACATAGCGACAGCCATTACAAACTGCTCAAGTATTACTGGAAGTTTTATTTAAAGCCGGTAGCTGATTTAAAAGGCGATAAACTCAAGTACTATCACCATCTCAAAAGGATGTCTAATCAAGCTTTTATCGTAGATGAGGGACTTGATTGTTCGTCCAAGCTGAGAAACACCTATAATTTCCTGCAAGGCTTTAGTAAAGCATTGAGAACAAAGAATGTGGGACGAATGTTGGAATTACTAGACTGCCAAGAAGATTTAGGTACACAAATGAAGATTACGTTTAAAAGTTTTAAGTGTCGTTTTCATTTGCCCACCCACGTCAGCTCGACTTTTTAG
- a CDS encoding NAD(P)/FAD-dependent oxidoreductase — protein sequence MVIIKKFDLAIVGGGPVGLFAANFAHLHGLKTILFEALPDIGGQPKQLYSFKRIYDIPAYPEITGVNLITQLAQPNFTVKTSHCVKDIVKNGESFIIDEDFTVKSVIIATGIGSFKPRKFPLSGDSKTSQHIHYYVKNPQDFAKQDVGILGGGDSALDWANELAKYAHVSLIHRRNQFRGLESSVNKLQSLKNVEILTPFLPKEINLVDNKLQIALKKVGSDEVLNKTFSQIIVAYGFQANNQLAKNWGIGLTGTHIKVSFEMKTNIAGIYAIGDAVDYPGRVPVIGLGFGEAQVAVAAVMRELFPEKTLTIHSTSI from the coding sequence GTGGTTATAATAAAAAAATTTGATTTAGCAATCGTTGGTGGTGGACCTGTTGGTCTGTTTGCTGCTAATTTTGCACATTTACATGGATTAAAAACTATTTTGTTTGAAGCTTTACCAGATATTGGCGGGCAACCCAAACAACTTTATTCTTTTAAAAGAATTTATGATATACCAGCTTATCCAGAAATTACTGGTGTAAATTTAATTACCCAGTTGGCACAGCCAAATTTTACGGTTAAAACTAGCCATTGTGTCAAAGACATTGTCAAAAACGGCGAAAGTTTTATCATTGATGAAGATTTTACTGTAAAGTCTGTTATTATAGCAACCGGCATTGGCTCTTTTAAACCACGAAAATTTCCGCTTAGTGGTGATTCCAAAACTAGTCAACACATTCATTATTATGTAAAAAATCCGCAAGATTTTGCAAAACAAGATGTCGGAATCTTGGGTGGTGGTGATTCTGCTCTAGATTGGGCAAATGAATTGGCTAAATATGCCCATGTCAGCTTAATTCACCGCCGCAATCAATTTCGCGGACTTGAGTCCAGTGTAAATAAACTGCAAAGTTTAAAAAACGTTGAAATTTTGACGCCTTTTCTTCCCAAAGAAATTAACCTAGTTGATAATAAATTACAGATCGCACTGAAAAAAGTCGGTAGCGATGAGGTCCTGAACAAAACTTTTTCACAAATTATTGTTGCTTACGGCTTCCAAGCCAATAATCAACTTGCTAAGAATTGGGGAATTGGCCTTACTGGCACACATATTAAAGTCAGCTTTGAAATGAAAACCAACATTGCTGGCATCTATGCTATCGGCGATGCCGTCGATTATCCAGGCCGTGTACCAGTGATTGGCTTGGGCTTTGGCGAAGCCCAAGTCGCCGTGGCAGCAGTTATGCGTGAATTGTTTCCAGAAAAAACATTAACTATTCATTCAACCAGTATTTAG
- a CDS encoding TIGR01457 family HAD-type hydrolase translates to MKNYRLFLLDLDGTIYRGKETIASGVRFVRRLNAAGKDYIFLTNNTTRTPQMVVDKLQQHGIETDIQHVYTPSMATASYLLGENPHQKIGVYIIGEIGLWSELLQHPEIELNEKNPDYVIVGMDTDLTYNKIKIACNAIRNGATFIGTNADMNLPSADEWLPGNGSQCTMIAASTGQSPLYIGKPEAVIVEMALAKFGYQKNETLLVGDNYDTDIKAGFNSQVDQLLVFTGITSKKDIKEKRQPTFAVASLDEFPL, encoded by the coding sequence GTGAAAAATTATCGCTTATTCTTGCTGGACTTGGACGGAACTATTTACCGGGGAAAAGAAACAATTGCTTCGGGCGTGCGGTTTGTTCGGCGACTGAATGCTGCAGGTAAGGACTATATTTTTTTAACGAATAACACGACAAGAACGCCGCAAATGGTGGTTGATAAGTTGCAACAGCATGGGATCGAGACTGATATCCAGCATGTTTATACACCTAGCATGGCAACGGCAAGTTATCTTTTAGGTGAGAATCCGCACCAAAAAATAGGGGTCTATATTATCGGTGAAATTGGCTTGTGGTCTGAATTATTGCAGCATCCTGAAATTGAGCTGAACGAAAAAAATCCTGACTATGTTATTGTTGGGATGGACACCGACTTAACTTATAATAAAATTAAAATTGCCTGTAATGCGATTAGAAATGGTGCAACTTTTATCGGGACTAATGCTGATATGAATCTCCCTAGTGCCGATGAGTGGCTGCCAGGCAACGGCTCGCAGTGTACAATGATTGCCGCTTCTACCGGGCAATCACCGCTTTATATTGGTAAGCCGGAAGCAGTTATTGTTGAAATGGCCCTGGCTAAATTTGGCTATCAAAAAAATGAAACCCTGCTAGTAGGTGATAATTATGATACCGATATTAAAGCTGGCTTCAATAGTCAAGTTGACCAGCTGCTTGTGTTTACAGGCATTACTAGTAAGAAAGATATTAAAGAAAAGCGGCAGCCGACATTTGCGGTTGCTAGTTTAGATGAGTTTCCATTATGA
- a CDS encoding bifunctional UDP-sugar hydrolase/5'-nucleotidase — METIRILHTNDLHSHFEHFPKIGRYLKKAQADQSVDQVYTFDAGDFMDRSHPLTDATKGHANVELMNSFGYDALTVGNNEGISNSHRALEHLFDHAAFPVVLANLREENGDMPKWALQAKIITTKKGTRIALIGLTADYPLSYAPNHWHVLSLKKAMDKVLPRLEGQYDVLILLTHIGLRFDHWLAKNYPIDLIIGGHSHDLLRNGEFDNGTWITQTGKWGNYVGDIHLELDAQHRVKKLVPKVIATATLPALPEDETVVQAYRDRGQKILSKEKVAELPEKFADNRQAAIKISLDAIADFAGTDIAMLSSGLFLTPFKAGILTKCDLQKALPHSMHVVRSTLKGSDLWRLVMEIEKNRHYLDHFHLQGMSFRGKIFGQMQYKGLRFDHHTKKVYVHGKEIDFNQEYRLAVLDHYVLVPFFPTLAIVGRNKFLFPKFLREVIGDYLTKKYPINTGSEEDDRRKL; from the coding sequence ATGGAAACAATCCGTATTTTACATACTAACGACCTTCATTCACATTTTGAACATTTCCCTAAGATTGGCCGCTACTTGAAAAAGGCGCAGGCCGATCAAAGCGTTGACCAAGTTTATACTTTTGATGCCGGGGACTTTATGGATCGCTCGCATCCTCTGACCGACGCAACCAAGGGGCACGCCAACGTAGAGCTGATGAACAGCTTTGGCTATGATGCCTTGACAGTTGGCAATAACGAGGGTATCTCTAATTCTCACCGGGCGCTGGAACATTTATTTGATCATGCGGCTTTTCCTGTTGTCTTGGCTAATTTACGTGAAGAAAATGGGGACATGCCCAAATGGGCGCTGCAGGCTAAAATAATTACGACCAAGAAGGGGACAAGAATTGCGCTGATCGGTTTGACTGCTGACTATCCGTTGTCCTATGCCCCTAATCACTGGCACGTTTTGTCGCTTAAAAAGGCAATGGACAAGGTATTACCGCGACTTGAAGGCCAGTACGATGTTTTAATTTTGCTGACCCATATTGGGTTACGGTTTGATCACTGGCTTGCAAAAAATTACCCAATTGATTTAATTATTGGCGGTCACAGCCATGATCTGCTCAGAAATGGTGAGTTTGATAACGGCACCTGGATCACGCAGACGGGTAAGTGGGGTAATTATGTTGGCGATATCCATCTGGAGCTTGATGCACAGCACCGGGTGAAAAAGCTTGTTCCGAAGGTAATTGCAACGGCAACTTTACCAGCTTTGCCGGAAGATGAGACGGTAGTTCAGGCATACCGCGATCGGGGCCAAAAAATATTGTCTAAGGAAAAGGTAGCCGAGCTGCCGGAAAAATTTGCTGACAATCGGCAGGCAGCCATTAAAATTTCACTCGATGCAATTGCTGACTTTGCTGGCACGGATATTGCCATGCTTAGTTCGGGTTTATTTTTGACACCGTTTAAGGCTGGAATCTTAACCAAATGCGATTTGCAAAAGGCGTTGCCGCATTCAATGCACGTTGTGCGTTCAACGTTAAAGGGCAGCGATCTTTGGCGGCTCGTGATGGAAATCGAAAAAAATCGCCATTATCTGGATCATTTTCATTTGCAGGGGATGAGTTTTCGAGGCAAGATTTTTGGACAGATGCAGTATAAGGGCCTGCGCTTTGACCATCATACTAAAAAGGTCTATGTTCATGGAAAAGAAATTGATTTTAATCAGGAATATCGCCTTGCGGTTTTAGACCATTATGTTTTGGTGCCATTTTTCCCGACGCTGGCAATTGTTGGCCGCAATAAATTTCTTTTTCCAAAATTTTTGCGTGAAGTTATCGGTGATTATTTGACGAAGAAATATCCAATTAACACGGGAAGTGAAGAAGATGACAGGCGAAAACTATAA
- a CDS encoding YutD family protein, whose translation MTGENYKSNSAQTDERDSAAKRENKFQKEQPVRHSLAKVAQDGTELKINNQLYKVLLNKNDALDTEMLRKKYDPYLDQYDFLVGDVSSDHLRLKGFFQENVRAALDKKEQTIADYLFEYCNPGGPYFVLQLVTPVHQYKTHERKRHGRFSSQHSRYRKNNTGNNFKKRRVHQTKFKKKETVAVKKEHGNHHSFVIRKRRGSNQ comes from the coding sequence ATGACAGGCGAAAACTATAAAAGTAATTCAGCACAAACCGATGAACGGGATTCTGCTGCGAAACGGGAGAATAAATTTCAAAAAGAGCAGCCTGTGCGTCATTCGTTGGCTAAGGTTGCGCAAGATGGAACGGAATTGAAAATAAATAACCAGCTCTATAAGGTTTTGCTTAATAAAAATGATGCGTTGGATACAGAAATGCTGCGCAAAAAGTATGATCCGTATCTTGACCAATATGACTTTCTAGTAGGGGATGTTTCTAGTGACCACCTGCGCCTAAAGGGCTTTTTTCAAGAAAATGTCAGGGCAGCGCTTGACAAGAAGGAGCAGACAATTGCTGATTATTTGTTTGAATACTGCAATCCTGGTGGTCCATATTTTGTCTTGCAGTTAGTTACCCCCGTGCACCAATATAAGACGCATGAACGTAAACGCCATGGCCGTTTTTCGTCTCAGCATTCACGGTACCGGAAAAATAATACGGGCAATAATTTTAAAAAGCGGCGTGTTCACCAAACAAAATTTAAAAAGAAAGAAACAGTTGCGGTCAAAAAAGAACACGGAAATCATCATTCTTTTGTTATTAGAAAGAGAAGGGGCAGTAATCAGTGA